Proteins from one Ketobacter alkanivorans genomic window:
- a CDS encoding porin family protein, producing MKMQITKDVKIMSRLLSSAGCLISLAMLPLNALAEASSSDGWKYTVSAYMWVSDIGIESSVGDNIDIEFDDILDNLDLAGMFSVGASKGKWGALADVIYLSISHDEDPVDIEIENFIVNAAGTYNISHSEHFNVDLLAGARYLSMELTLNNLNNSGTEQVTDGVIGVKGNYVINQSWAIPFSVDVGTGDTEKTYHLFAGAAYRFDSFHLVGGYRYMAWEFGDEDVGGLVMDKLVISGPMLGAHFSF from the coding sequence ATGAAAATGCAAATCACAAAAGATGTGAAAATTATGTCTCGTCTCTTATCATCGGCTGGCTGCTTGATATCCCTTGCCATGCTGCCGCTTAACGCCCTGGCAGAGGCTTCCAGTAGTGATGGTTGGAAATACACGGTCTCCGCATACATGTGGGTGAGCGACATTGGTATCGAGTCTTCTGTCGGCGACAATATCGATATTGAATTTGACGACATCCTTGATAACTTAGATCTTGCCGGAATGTTTTCAGTGGGGGCGAGCAAGGGCAAATGGGGTGCGCTCGCGGATGTCATTTATTTAAGCATTAGCCATGATGAAGATCCGGTGGATATTGAAATCGAAAACTTTATTGTTAATGCGGCAGGGACTTATAACATCAGCCACTCTGAGCACTTCAATGTTGATTTGCTGGCGGGCGCACGTTACCTCTCAATGGAATTGACGCTGAATAATTTAAACAATTCTGGTACCGAGCAAGTGACCGATGGCGTAATTGGAGTAAAAGGCAATTATGTAATCAATCAAAGTTGGGCTATTCCCTTCAGTGTCGATGTGGGCACTGGCGACACTGAGAAAACCTATCATCTTTTTGCCGGTGCAGCTTATCGATTCGATTCATTCCACCTGGTTGGAGGCTATCGATATATGGCTTGGGAGTTTGGGGATGAGGATGTCGGCGGACTAGTCATGGATAAGCTCGTGATTAGTGGCCCGATGCTAGGAGCACATTTTTCGTTTTAA
- the holA gene encoding DNA polymerase III subunit delta, whose translation MKLRPNQIKEHFAKGQVLPVYILSGDETLLMQEAADHIRKACRQQGFTERELFPVEAGFDWSNLLEAGNSMSLFGDRKILEVRHNKPKFDDAAKKTLQKYCENPNPDNVLLLIIPKVDKKTQSTKWFQQIEKNGALIQVWPIDINQLPQWIHQRMRGAGLEPSREAVQLLAERVEGNLLAASQEVEKLLLLRGKGPLDVQDIEESVADHARYNLYDLVDEALKGNDAHAVKMLNQLKAGGTEPTVLLWAFSKELRALAGMSQLLSNGMAAPRVMQEYRIWENRKPILQSALQRLSGNIFRHCLLESARIDQAIKGMGDGNPWDGFTTIILWLSGRLRPTALSIG comes from the coding sequence GTGAAGCTGCGCCCAAATCAAATCAAGGAGCACTTCGCCAAAGGCCAGGTGTTACCTGTTTACATCCTGAGTGGCGATGAAACCCTGCTTATGCAAGAGGCAGCAGACCACATACGCAAGGCCTGCCGACAGCAGGGTTTTACCGAGCGAGAACTGTTTCCGGTAGAGGCCGGTTTTGATTGGTCCAACCTGTTGGAAGCGGGCAACAGCATGTCATTATTTGGCGATCGCAAAATTCTGGAAGTGCGCCACAATAAGCCTAAATTTGATGATGCCGCAAAAAAAACCTTACAGAAATATTGTGAAAACCCCAACCCCGATAATGTTCTACTGCTCATCATTCCCAAAGTGGACAAAAAAACCCAGTCCACAAAATGGTTTCAGCAGATCGAAAAAAACGGCGCGCTGATTCAAGTCTGGCCCATTGATATTAACCAACTGCCTCAGTGGATACACCAGCGTATGCGCGGCGCCGGGCTGGAACCCTCGCGGGAGGCTGTACAATTGTTGGCAGAACGGGTCGAAGGCAACTTGCTGGCCGCATCCCAGGAAGTAGAAAAGTTGCTGTTACTGCGCGGCAAGGGCCCTCTCGACGTACAAGATATCGAAGAATCTGTCGCCGATCATGCCCGCTACAACCTGTACGACCTGGTCGACGAAGCACTCAAGGGTAACGATGCCCACGCAGTAAAAATGCTGAACCAACTCAAGGCCGGCGGTACAGAACCTACTGTGCTACTGTGGGCCTTCAGCAAAGAATTGCGCGCACTGGCCGGTATGTCACAGCTGCTCAGCAACGGCATGGCCGCCCCCCGCGTTATGCAAGAATACCGCATCTGGGAAAACCGCAAACCGATCCTGCAATCCGCCCTACAACGATTATCCGGCAATATATTCCGTCACTGCCTGCTGGAGTCCGCGCGCATTGATCAAGCCATAAAAGGGATGGGTGATGGCAATCCCTGGGATGGGTTTACCACCATCATTCTTTGGCTTTCAGGAAGACTCCGCCCCACCGCGCTGTCGATTGGCTGA
- a CDS encoding LPS-assembly lipoprotein LptE, producing the protein MMTLLPRHAPIAALLALLLTLQGCGFQLRGSTNSIAKSYSSVWVVNSSGDEALRQITVQALKNTGTEVVATSGNVLEILYSRPDKRTASYSSRGKSAEYELLKEIRFRFKQDDKILIPDTTFKARRSYLYRETAAVGKAEEENLLKREMDQDLAQRILLAIRRSTHEAEQ; encoded by the coding sequence ATGATGACGCTATTGCCACGCCACGCTCCCATCGCTGCCTTGCTGGCCCTGCTGCTTACGCTGCAGGGCTGTGGCTTCCAGCTGCGTGGCTCCACCAATTCCATTGCCAAATCCTATAGCAGTGTGTGGGTCGTCAATTCCAGCGGCGATGAAGCCCTACGCCAGATAACCGTACAGGCACTGAAAAACACCGGTACAGAAGTAGTAGCCACCTCTGGCAACGTTCTGGAAATACTATATTCACGCCCCGATAAGCGTACCGCGTCCTACTCCAGTCGTGGTAAAAGCGCTGAGTACGAACTGCTGAAAGAGATCCGTTTCCGCTTCAAGCAAGATGACAAAATACTCATTCCTGATACCACCTTCAAGGCTCGTCGCTCCTACTTGTACAGGGAGACAGCCGCCGTCGGAAAAGCAGAAGAAGAAAACCTGCTGAAGCGAGAAATGGATCAGGATTTGGCCCAACGTATCCTGCTGGCTATCCGCCGCTCCACCCATGAGGCTGAGCAGTGA
- the leuS gene encoding leucine--tRNA ligase — protein MEEQYHPQAIEAEAQQYWEQNKSFEVTEQEGKEPYYCLSMFPYPSGRLHMGHVRNYTIGDVVSRFQRMLGKNVMQPMGWDAFGLPAENAAIKNKVAPAKWTYENLEYMKGQLKRLGFGYDWKRELATCRPEYYRWEQWFFTKLYEKGLVYKKMATVNWDPVDQTVLANEQVIDGRGWRSGALVERKEIPQWFVKITDYAEELLADLDKLEHWPEQVKTMQRNWIGRSEGVELQFEIEGGEPLEVYTTRPDTLMGVSYVAVAAQHPLAKQAAAGNADIAAFIEDCSHNKVAEADMATMEKKGIFTGLMAKHPITGNQVPVWIANFVLMDYGSGAVMAVPAHDQRDWEFAKQYDLTIQQVIEARNGEAYDIAKAAFTEKGTLINSGQFDGLSSEDAFKAIAEYLQQAGKGRVKVNYRLRDWGVSRQRYWGTPIPMINLADGSAVPTPPEQLPVKLPEDVVMDGVQSPIKADPEWRKTSYNGEAAERETDTFDTFMESSWYYARYCSPNDDTQMLDPEKANYWLPVNQYIGGIEHAILHLLYSRFFHKLMRDFGLVNCDEPYERLLCQGMVLADCFYREDEKGGKNWFSPTEVELNADKQFVLKSDGQPILHDGMSKMSKSKNNGIDPQVIIDQHGADTVRLFMMFAAPPEQSLEWSDSGVEGGNKFLRKIWRMVISHLEAGPAPALDVSALNDQQKDLRRKLHETIAKVKDDYDRRLTFNTAIAAVMELSNHMAKLDDDGNQSRAVMHEAVEACVLMLAPITPHVCHTLWQKLGHNEPVIDAAWPSVDESALVRDSIEMVIQVNGKVRAKIDVGVDEAKDSIEAKALANENVQKFIEGKSIAKVIVVPGKLVSIVAK, from the coding sequence ATGGAAGAACAGTACCATCCCCAGGCCATAGAGGCAGAAGCCCAGCAGTACTGGGAACAGAACAAGAGCTTTGAAGTCACCGAACAGGAAGGCAAGGAGCCTTACTACTGCCTGTCCATGTTCCCCTACCCCAGCGGCCGCCTGCACATGGGGCATGTGCGCAACTACACCATTGGTGATGTAGTCAGCCGCTTTCAGCGCATGCTGGGCAAAAACGTCATGCAGCCCATGGGTTGGGATGCCTTTGGCCTGCCTGCGGAAAACGCCGCCATCAAGAACAAAGTGGCGCCTGCCAAGTGGACCTACGAAAACCTAGAATACATGAAAGGCCAGCTCAAGCGCCTGGGCTTCGGTTACGACTGGAAACGAGAGCTGGCCACTTGCCGCCCGGAATACTACCGCTGGGAGCAGTGGTTCTTCACCAAGCTCTACGAAAAGGGCCTGGTGTACAAAAAAATGGCTACCGTAAACTGGGATCCGGTGGATCAGACCGTACTGGCCAACGAACAGGTCATCGACGGCCGCGGTTGGCGTTCCGGCGCCCTGGTCGAGCGCAAAGAGATTCCCCAGTGGTTTGTGAAAATCACCGACTACGCCGAAGAGCTGCTGGCGGATCTGGACAAGCTGGAACACTGGCCGGAACAGGTCAAGACCATGCAGCGCAACTGGATTGGTCGCTCCGAGGGTGTGGAACTGCAATTCGAGATCGAAGGCGGTGAGCCGCTGGAAGTCTACACCACCCGCCCCGACACCTTGATGGGTGTGAGCTACGTTGCAGTAGCCGCCCAGCACCCCCTGGCCAAACAGGCCGCCGCTGGCAATGCCGATATCGCCGCCTTTATTGAAGACTGCAGCCACAATAAAGTGGCCGAAGCCGACATGGCCACCATGGAGAAGAAAGGCATCTTCACCGGTTTGATGGCCAAGCACCCCATCACCGGCAATCAAGTGCCCGTATGGATCGCCAACTTCGTATTGATGGATTACGGCTCCGGCGCGGTGATGGCCGTGCCAGCCCACGATCAGCGCGACTGGGAATTTGCCAAGCAGTATGACCTTACCATCCAGCAGGTCATCGAAGCCCGCAATGGCGAAGCGTACGATATTGCCAAAGCCGCCTTCACCGAGAAAGGCACCCTGATCAACTCCGGCCAGTTCGACGGCCTCAGCTCCGAGGACGCCTTCAAAGCCATCGCAGAGTATCTACAGCAGGCAGGCAAAGGCCGCGTCAAAGTGAATTATCGCCTGCGCGACTGGGGTGTATCCCGTCAGCGCTACTGGGGCACCCCGATCCCGATGATCAATCTGGCCGACGGCAGCGCCGTGCCCACTCCACCCGAGCAACTGCCGGTGAAACTGCCGGAGGACGTTGTCATGGATGGCGTACAGTCCCCCATCAAAGCCGATCCGGAATGGCGCAAAACCTCCTACAACGGTGAAGCCGCCGAGCGCGAAACCGATACCTTCGACACCTTTATGGAATCGTCCTGGTATTACGCCCGCTACTGCAGCCCCAACGACGACACCCAAATGCTGGATCCGGAAAAAGCCAACTATTGGCTGCCGGTGAACCAATACATCGGCGGCATCGAACACGCCATCCTGCACCTGCTGTATTCCCGCTTCTTCCATAAATTGATGCGCGATTTTGGTTTGGTGAACTGCGACGAGCCCTACGAGCGCCTGCTGTGCCAGGGCATGGTACTGGCGGACTGCTTCTATCGTGAAGACGAGAAAGGCGGCAAAAACTGGTTCAGCCCCACCGAAGTGGAATTGAATGCTGACAAACAATTCGTACTAAAAAGCGACGGCCAGCCCATCCTGCACGACGGCATGAGCAAGATGTCCAAGTCCAAAAACAACGGCATCGACCCACAGGTGATCATTGATCAACACGGCGCTGACACCGTACGCCTGTTTATGATGTTCGCCGCACCACCAGAGCAATCATTGGAGTGGTCCGACAGCGGCGTCGAAGGCGGCAATAAATTCCTGCGCAAGATCTGGCGCATGGTGATCAGCCATCTGGAAGCAGGCCCGGCTCCAGCACTGGACGTCTCTGCCCTTAACGATCAACAGAAAGATCTGCGTCGCAAGCTGCACGAAACCATCGCCAAGGTGAAAGACGACTACGATCGCCGCCTCACGTTCAACACCGCCATCGCAGCGGTGATGGAACTGTCTAACCATATGGCCAAACTGGATGACGACGGCAACCAGAGCCGTGCCGTCATGCACGAGGCCGTTGAAGCCTGCGTGCTGATGTTGGCACCGATAACGCCCCACGTCTGTCATACCTTATGGCAGAAGCTGGGTCATAACGAGCCCGTGATTGATGCGGCTTGGCCCTCGGTGGATGAAAGCGCCTTGGTGCGGGATTCCATCGAAATGGTGATTCAAGTGAACGGTAAAGTGCGCGCTAAGATTGATGTGGGCGTCGACGAAGCCAAAGACAGCATCGAAGCCAAAGCCCTCGCCAATGAGAACGTGCAAAAGTTCATAGAAGGCAAAAGCATCGCCAAAGTAATTGTGGTGCCCGGCAAACTGGTGAGCATCGTCGCCAAATGA
- a CDS encoding DUF1254 domain-containing protein: MNIRIPVYTMLVLLLMTVLSNYSAAQTSPISSKIESVAEEAFLYGFPMLVGYKVQYDYFINPESGQFKAPINTINNEARVFTPQDTSISTPNSDTPYSMAMLDLRAEPIVLCMPEIKAPRYYDVQLVDLYTNNYGYIGSRSTGDKAGCYLISGPDWQGETPKGIRKTFSTETQFALAVYRTQLFNPEDMENVKAIQAKYKVLPLSSFLKQPAPAPAPAIDWPKPSADIFSSEFPKYLSFLLQFCPPTGTASVEAEMRERFAQIGINGDPKVAAIPLSQEIMQKMGAGIKAGLSKIKHTSENIGSNVNGWNIGSAAGSREFYNGNWALRAAAAKLGIYGNSAEEAVYPFTRHDSNGATLDGSKHNYQITFKKGELPPVNAFWSITMYDGASQLLIDNPVDRYLINSPMLESLIKNGDGSITLYIQKDSPGKAKEANWLPAPNGPMFLVMRLYWPKDKGNSVYPLGKGAWQPPAVTPTVNLNALGVKRLGDKSVENIVRTDQRYGHDPIFQGPRGWSYWNHLEYPRAIQNPNLWPDSQSTYFIGRLALPAGSTMTLNYTFPHARYFQFAMYKNKGGSFVSIGESLSGPNIEPDKGSINPFRVGANRLAENRDFTMRIVAKDAPSKTAKREPNTLYVGTDGAELQFVNRIYLPDQGRDGAGWGPAGKPWGGRGLPTYTGTLADGTQLSSEEVVKTFGRAMTGATEQPVSAQQWQSLIKAKGNDPELDFASSPARKIPRWEKYWNLGYSILGSFKTPEEQAKIAYAGPIDGGGDPDTQYLFLQLSQKFGSVYVMRGKMPTFPNTYAGAGGLGLEVMPAAQTQYFSLVSCEAMPSGQIVDGLTDMQIPLDKNGYYTIVYSKKEDRPSNATAENGVAWIEWSPRGEGINGPGNRTDFGMLMLRIMATNPSWKERPDNITKPGMEESVMGAYYPRGEYTSKEAFEVSGLKR; this comes from the coding sequence ATGAATATACGAATACCGGTATATACTATGCTGGTTTTGCTGTTAATGACGGTGCTATCTAACTATTCGGCAGCCCAAACCTCACCTATAAGCTCGAAAATTGAGTCCGTTGCAGAGGAAGCGTTTCTCTACGGGTTTCCAATGCTTGTGGGTTATAAGGTGCAATATGACTACTTTATTAACCCTGAATCTGGTCAGTTTAAAGCCCCTATTAACACCATAAACAATGAAGCTCGCGTGTTCACACCGCAAGACACTTCCATCAGCACGCCCAATAGCGATACCCCCTACTCAATGGCAATGCTGGATCTGCGCGCTGAGCCTATAGTGCTTTGCATGCCGGAAATTAAGGCTCCGCGCTATTACGATGTTCAACTGGTAGATCTGTACACCAACAACTATGGCTATATTGGAAGTCGCTCCACAGGCGATAAAGCTGGTTGTTATTTAATCTCTGGGCCAGATTGGCAAGGGGAAACACCAAAAGGGATCCGCAAAACTTTTTCAACTGAAACCCAATTTGCCTTGGCTGTATACAGAACCCAGCTATTCAACCCCGAGGATATGGAGAACGTTAAAGCGATTCAAGCAAAGTACAAGGTTTTACCCCTCTCTTCTTTCCTTAAACAACCGGCACCAGCACCCGCACCAGCCATAGACTGGCCGAAACCTTCGGCAGATATTTTTTCATCTGAATTCCCCAAATACCTTAGCTTTCTTTTGCAGTTTTGCCCACCGACCGGCACCGCCTCTGTTGAAGCGGAAATGCGCGAGCGTTTCGCTCAAATTGGCATAAACGGCGACCCAAAAGTAGCAGCTATACCATTGAGCCAAGAAATAATGCAAAAGATGGGTGCCGGTATTAAGGCCGGGTTGAGCAAGATAAAACACACCAGCGAAAATATTGGCTCGAATGTGAACGGATGGAATATTGGCTCTGCTGCCGGTAGTCGTGAATTTTATAATGGGAATTGGGCACTTCGTGCGGCAGCCGCGAAGCTTGGTATCTACGGCAACAGCGCTGAGGAGGCTGTATACCCTTTTACACGGCATGACAGTAATGGGGCTACTCTCGACGGCAGTAAACATAACTACCAAATAACCTTTAAAAAAGGCGAGTTGCCACCGGTTAATGCCTTTTGGTCTATTACCATGTATGACGGGGCCAGCCAACTACTTATCGATAACCCTGTCGACCGCTACTTAATTAATTCACCAATGTTAGAGTCGCTGATCAAGAATGGTGACGGCTCGATTACGCTTTACATCCAGAAAGATTCGCCGGGCAAAGCCAAGGAAGCAAACTGGCTTCCGGCACCAAACGGCCCCATGTTTCTGGTGATGCGTCTTTATTGGCCAAAGGATAAGGGGAATTCTGTCTACCCATTAGGAAAAGGTGCTTGGCAGCCGCCTGCCGTTACACCCACAGTCAATTTAAACGCCTTGGGCGTAAAACGTTTGGGCGACAAATCGGTAGAAAATATTGTTCGTACCGATCAGCGTTATGGCCATGATCCTATTTTCCAAGGGCCCCGTGGCTGGTCCTATTGGAATCATCTGGAATATCCTCGCGCCATACAAAACCCGAATCTCTGGCCCGACTCCCAATCCACTTATTTTATCGGCCGATTAGCCCTGCCGGCTGGCAGTACAATGACGTTGAACTACACCTTTCCTCATGCGCGTTATTTTCAGTTTGCCATGTACAAGAACAAAGGCGGATCATTTGTGTCGATTGGGGAATCCTTATCTGGCCCAAACATTGAACCGGATAAAGGTTCAATTAACCCGTTTCGAGTAGGTGCCAATAGATTGGCAGAAAACCGAGATTTTACGATGCGCATAGTGGCGAAAGACGCGCCTTCAAAAACTGCCAAGCGCGAACCCAATACCTTATATGTAGGCACGGATGGCGCAGAGTTGCAGTTTGTTAACCGTATTTATTTGCCCGACCAAGGTCGTGATGGTGCAGGTTGGGGGCCAGCAGGTAAACCATGGGGTGGACGTGGGTTACCTACCTACACCGGCACGCTCGCCGATGGTACTCAACTTAGCTCTGAGGAAGTGGTTAAAACATTTGGCAGAGCCATGACCGGCGCCACTGAGCAGCCCGTTTCTGCTCAGCAATGGCAATCATTAATTAAGGCCAAAGGCAATGATCCAGAGCTCGACTTTGCCAGTTCGCCCGCCCGCAAAATTCCACGCTGGGAAAAATATTGGAACTTGGGTTATTCAATCCTTGGATCTTTCAAAACTCCCGAGGAGCAAGCGAAGATAGCATATGCTGGCCCCATTGATGGCGGTGGCGATCCTGATACGCAATATTTATTCCTACAGCTGTCCCAAAAATTTGGCTCCGTTTACGTTATGCGCGGGAAAATGCCTACATTCCCCAATACCTATGCGGGCGCCGGTGGCCTTGGCCTTGAGGTCATGCCTGCCGCGCAAACACAATATTTTTCCCTGGTGAGTTGCGAGGCCATGCCGTCAGGCCAAATTGTTGATGGGTTGACAGACATGCAAATTCCGCTCGACAAAAATGGTTACTACACCATTGTGTACAGTAAAAAGGAAGATCGCCCTAGCAATGCCACCGCAGAAAACGGTGTCGCTTGGATTGAATGGAGCCCGCGCGGTGAAGGCATTAACGGGCCAGGTAATCGCACCGACTTCGGTATGCTCATGCTTCGCATCATGGCAACCAACCCAAGCTGGAAGGAAAGACCCGACAATATTACAAAGCCCGGCATGGAGGAATCTGTTATGGGTGCCTACTATCCCCGCGGCGAGTACACCAGCAAAGAGGCTTTTGAGGTTTCTGGTTTAAAACGTTAA